A region from the Fundulus heteroclitus isolate FHET01 chromosome 22, MU-UCD_Fhet_4.1, whole genome shotgun sequence genome encodes:
- the LOC118557194 gene encoding tripartite motif-containing protein 16-like yields the protein MEQNKLDRETFSCSICLGLLKDPVTIPCGHSYCMKCIKAHWDGEDQRRIYSCPQCRETFIPRPALTKNTTLAALVEQLKKTGLQAAPAHHCYAGPEDVACDVCTGRKLKAIKSCSVCLASYCEKHLQPHYDSAPLKKHKLVEPSRNLQENMCSRHDEVMKIFCRTDQKCICYLCLMDDHKGHDTVPAAAERTERQRELQVRRENIQQRIQDREKDVKLLQQELEAINRSADKTGEDSEKIFRKLIRLIQKRSSDVKQQIRSQQKTEGSRVKELQEKLEQEITELKRKDAELKQLSDTEDHNQFLHNYPSLSALSESTHSSSIKIRPLSYFEDVTAAVSELRDKLQDILRDAWTNISLRLTEVNVSLSEPEPKSRAGFLKYSCEITLDPNTAHNELVLSEGNKKVTRMNQPQSYSNHPDRFTDWFQVLSRESLTGRCYWEVERRGLVRVAVAHKNIRRAAGGEECGFGCNDKSWALDWDQNSFQFGHNSIWTPVSGPVSSRVGVYLDHRAGILSFYSVSETMTLLHIVQTTFTQPLHAGVWVDLKSSAEFYKPK from the coding sequence atggagcagaacAAGCTGGACCGAGAAACCTTCTCCTGCTCAATCTGTCTGGGTCTACTGAAGGATCCGGTGActattccctgtggacacagctactgtatgaagtGTATTAAAGCACACTGGGATGGAGAGGATCAAAGAAGAATCtacagctgccctcagtgcagggAGACCTTCATACCGAGGCCTGCTCTGACAAAAAACACCACGTTAGCAGCTTTAGTagagcagctgaagaagactggactccaagctgctcctgctcatcactgctatgctggacctgaagatgtggcctgtgatgtctgcactggaagaaaactgaaagccatcaaGTCCTGTTCAGTCTGTCTGGCCTCTTACtgtgagaaacaccttcagcctcattatgattcagctcctttaaagaaacacaagctggtggagccctccaggaacctccaggagaacatgtgctctcgtcatgatgaggtgatgaagatctTCTGCCGTACTGATCAGAAGTGTATTTGTTATCTCTGTTTAATGGATGACCATAAAGGACATGACACAgtcccagctgcagcagaaaggacggagaggcagagagagctcCAGGTGAGaagagaaaacatccagcagagaatccaggacagagagaaagatgtgaagctgcttcaacaagAGCTGGAGGCCATCAACCGCTCTGCTGATAAAACTGGGGAGGATAGTGAGAAGATCTTCAGGAAGCTGatccgtctcatccagaaaagaagctctgatgtgaagcagcagatcagatcccagcagaaaactgaagggagtcgagtcaaagagcttcaggagaagctggagcaggagatcactgagctgaagaggaaagacgctgagctgaagcagctctcagacacagaggatcacaaccagtttctccacaactacccctcactgtcagcactcagtgagtctacacactcatccagcatcaagatccgtcctctgagctactttgaggatgtgacagcagctgtgtcagagctcagagataaactacaggacatcctgagagatgcatggacaaacatctcactgagactCACTGAGGTAAACGTTtcactgtcagaaccagaaccaaagagcagagctggattcCTGAAATATTCATGTGAAATcacactggatccaaacacagcacACAATGAGCTGGTACTATCAGAGGGGAACAAGAAAGTGACAAGGATGAATCAACCTCAGTCTTATTCTAATCACCCAGACAGATTCACTGATTGGTTTCAGGTTctgagtagagagagtctgactggacgttgttactgggaggtggagcGGAGAGGGTTAGTTCGTGTAGCAGTCGCACACAAGAATATCCGCAGAGCAGCAGGAGGGGAGGAATGTGGATTTGGATGTAATGACAAATCTTGGGCATTAGATTGGGACCAAAATAGTTTTCAATTTGGTCACAACAGCATCTGGACCCCCGTCTCAGGTCCAGTttcctccagagtaggagtgtacctggatcacagagcaggtattctgtccttctacagcgtctctgaaaccatgactctcctccatATAGTCCAGACCACATTCACTCAGCCGCTACATGCTGGAGTTTGGGTTGATCTTAAAAGTTCTGCTGAGTTCTATAAACCCAAATAG